In the Helicobacter typhlonius genome, one interval contains:
- a CDS encoding TonB-dependent receptor domain-containing protein: MCGGVTCCLCLFGYADEIGNETFSDTTESTKEKSSSSATRNVKLQESIVTAASGSEKNVVDAPASVNIVTKEELEQKPFRDLGEALKEVPGVSLDETSNKLGASAISIRGMPSGYTLFLVDGLRQNPSGDVATANLGAGVYNTFIPPMGAIERIEVIKGPMSTLYGSDAIGGVVNIVTRPITDKWHTSFQSQIIVPESSTFGNTYQNSLWTQGKLTEHLGLTLRMRQIHRNPSDRPKNDLGQDVNTFFGTKFSLLNVGTRLTWLPDSKNMLYADVDYTTSTYDNRKGEIGTLGVNSSNGRGGYEKDVGVDKILGAIGHKGSYDFGTWKNTLQFMRTNNTGRLVAGNTSSPNLGKNRDIASNDVIADTRLLLPLGESNILNVGAEYRFENYYDLAATPASHNRHTFALFAEDEYNIFEPLTFTLGARYNYNDKFGSNVSPRAYLVYEILDGFALKGGVATGYKAPYANQLIDAVYGYGSQGTLAFLGNPNLKPETSVSYEIGTIFDGQYFDFSLMFFRSNFKDKIESTRVSKNANGAFYEITCQNYGGNSQQCSLAINADSAFSQGIESSFGIKPIYGVGFDVAYTFVDSEITSGNNKGRPLSSVAKHNIVSKLSYTHNKFNIYLQGQHKAGLLNTSALGDTAAAIAIRNTLGGTYYKPYTIVNLGLGYKITESIRLNGGVYNLFDTNFIDFRNYTYGNNQNGNVNMHGAYIQEGRRYWANITLDF, translated from the coding sequence ATATGTGGAGGGGTAACCTGCTGTCTATGTCTTTTTGGATATGCCGATGAGATAGGCAATGAAACTTTTTCGGATACGACAGAATCTACAAAAGAAAAGTCATCTTCAAGTGCAACGCGCAATGTCAAATTACAAGAATCTATCGTTACTGCCGCTTCAGGGAGTGAAAAAAATGTAGTTGATGCTCCTGCTTCTGTTAATATTGTTACCAAGGAAGAATTAGAGCAAAAACCTTTTAGGGATTTGGGCGAGGCACTCAAAGAAGTGCCCGGCGTGAGCCTTGATGAAACCTCCAACAAACTCGGTGCTTCTGCTATTTCTATTCGCGGTATGCCATCAGGTTATACACTTTTTTTGGTTGATGGTTTAAGGCAGAATCCTAGTGGCGATGTCGCCACTGCAAATTTAGGTGCTGGTGTGTATAATACTTTTATCCCTCCAATGGGTGCGATTGAGCGTATTGAAGTTATCAAGGGACCTATGAGCACACTCTATGGAAGTGATGCGATAGGGGGTGTTGTCAATATCGTTACTAGACCTATTACAGATAAATGGCACACTTCTTTTCAATCTCAAATCATTGTGCCTGAATCTTCTACTTTTGGCAACACTTATCAAAACTCACTTTGGACGCAAGGCAAACTTACAGAACATTTAGGATTGACTTTAAGAATGCGTCAGATTCATAGAAATCCAAGTGATAGACCTAAAAATGACTTAGGGCAAGATGTCAATACTTTTTTTGGCACAAAATTTTCATTACTCAATGTCGGCACAAGGCTCACTTGGCTACCTGATAGTAAAAATATGCTCTATGCCGATGTGGATTATACAACCTCAACTTATGATAATCGTAAGGGCGAGATAGGAACACTTGGTGTAAATTCTAGTAATGGGAGAGGAGGCTATGAAAAAGATGTAGGTGTGGATAAGATTCTTGGGGCTATTGGGCATAAGGGTTCTTATGATTTTGGGACTTGGAAAAATACCTTGCAATTTATGCGGACAAATAATACAGGGCGACTTGTAGCAGGAAATACTAGCTCTCCAAATCTTGGTAAAAACAGAGATATTGCCTCTAATGATGTGATCGCCGATACGCGACTTTTGCTTCCTTTAGGAGAAAGCAATATTTTAAATGTCGGCGCAGAATATCGCTTTGAGAATTATTACGATTTAGCTGCTACTCCTGCAAGTCATAATCGCCATACTTTCGCACTTTTTGCTGAAGATGAATATAATATCTTTGAGCCACTTACATTCACACTCGGAGCAAGATACAACTATAATGACAAATTTGGTTCAAATGTGAGTCCTCGTGCCTATCTTGTATATGAGATTCTTGATGGCTTTGCTTTGAAAGGTGGGGTAGCCACAGGATACAAAGCTCCTTATGCAAATCAGCTCATTGATGCTGTATATGGATATGGGAGTCAAGGCACACTTGCTTTTTTAGGTAATCCAAACCTTAAGCCAGAAACTTCAGTGAGTTATGAAATAGGCACAATCTTTGATGGACAATATTTTGATTTTTCTTTAATGTTTTTCCGCTCAAATTTTAAAGACAAAATTGAAAGCACAAGGGTGAGTAAAAATGCAAATGGTGCTTTTTATGAAATTACTTGCCAAAATTACGGAGGGAACAGTCAACAATGTAGTCTCGCTATTAATGCAGATAGTGCATTTTCTCAAGGTATAGAATCTAGCTTTGGCATAAAACCCATTTATGGTGTAGGATTTGATGTGGCTTATACCTTCGTAGATTCCGAAATTACTTCAGGAAACAATAAGGGCAGACCGCTTTCAAGCGTGGCAAAGCACAATATCGTTTCTAAGCTTTCTTACACGCATAATAAATTTAATATCTACCTGCAAGGACAACACAAAGCAGGTTTGCTTAATACAAGCGCATTAGGCGATACTGCCGCCGCAATAGCGATTAGAAATACGCTTGGAGGCACATATTATAAACCATACACGATTGTCAACCTTGGTTTAGGTTATAAAATTACAGAATCTATCCGCTTAAATGGTGGTGTGTATAATCTCTTTGATACAAATTTTATTGATTTTAGAAATTATACATATGGTAATAATCAAAATGGCAATGTCAATATGCACGGAGCGTATATTCAAGAGGGGCGCAGATATTGGGCAAATATCACACTTGATTTTTAA
- the aspA gene encoding aspartate ammonia-lyase produces the protein MGKRVEHDFIGELEITDDVYYGVQTFRALQNFNITGDKLSSYPSFIKAFAQVKKAACLANYELKLLDEQKKDAICKACDRLIAGELREQFVVDMLQGGAGTSTNMNANEVIANLALEIMGHKKGEYQYCHPNDHVNLSQSTNDSYPTAIHVALYAELSALAKDMGVLKDSFEKKAKEFKDVLKMGRTQLQDAVPMTLGQEFHTFAVMMGEDIARVLEARNLVTEINMGGTAIGTGINSHPDYPKIVKDKLCEVTGNPFKTADDLIEATQDTGAYVQVSGVLKRVAVKLSKMCNDLRLLSSGPRAGLNEINLPKMQPGSSIMPGKVNPVIPEVANQVCYAVIGNDVTVSFASEGGQLQLNVFEPVIAYGLFNSISMMRNAMLTLASKCVDGITANEKVCSDFVYNSIGIVTALNPYIGYENSASIAKESLQTGKPVKAIALERGLLSEAQLNEIFQPQNMLNPHMSAEDKAKFQKNSPFA, from the coding sequence ATGGGCAAACGAGTAGAACACGATTTCATCGGTGAGCTAGAAATAACTGATGATGTATATTATGGGGTGCAGACTTTTAGGGCATTGCAAAATTTCAACATCACAGGGGACAAGCTAAGTAGCTATCCTAGCTTTATTAAGGCGTTCGCGCAAGTAAAAAAAGCTGCTTGTTTGGCAAATTATGAACTTAAATTGCTTGATGAGCAAAAAAAAGATGCTATTTGTAAAGCTTGTGATAGGCTTATTGCAGGCGAGCTAAGGGAGCAATTTGTAGTAGATATGCTTCAAGGTGGAGCTGGAACAAGCACAAATATGAATGCAAATGAAGTGATAGCAAATCTTGCCTTGGAGATTATGGGGCACAAAAAAGGCGAATATCAATACTGCCATCCAAATGACCACGTCAATCTCTCACAATCTACAAATGATTCATATCCCACTGCTATCCACGTGGCACTATATGCGGAACTTTCAGCTCTTGCAAAAGATATGGGCGTGCTTAAAGATTCTTTTGAGAAAAAGGCAAAAGAGTTTAAGGATGTGCTTAAAATGGGGCGCACTCAACTTCAAGATGCTGTGCCTATGACTTTAGGACAAGAGTTTCACACTTTTGCAGTGATGATGGGAGAAGATATTGCGCGTGTGCTTGAAGCAAGAAACCTTGTAACTGAAATCAATATGGGCGGGACCGCAATTGGGACAGGCATAAACTCACACCCTGATTACCCAAAAATCGTTAAAGACAAGCTATGCGAAGTTACGGGGAATCCATTCAAAACCGCTGATGATTTGATTGAGGCTACACAAGATACAGGTGCGTATGTGCAAGTGAGTGGTGTGCTTAAAAGAGTGGCAGTTAAGCTTTCAAAAATGTGTAATGACCTGCGCCTTTTGAGTTCTGGTCCTCGCGCTGGACTTAACGAAATCAACCTCCCCAAAATGCAGCCCGGAAGCTCGATTATGCCCGGAAAAGTGAATCCTGTAATCCCCGAAGTTGCAAATCAAGTGTGTTATGCGGTGATTGGAAACGATGTAACCGTAAGTTTTGCGAGCGAGGGAGGACAACTTCAACTCAATGTGTTTGAGCCTGTTATTGCATATGGATTGTTTAATTCTATCTCTATGATGAGAAATGCTATGCTCACTCTTGCTAGTAAGTGTGTCGATGGCATTACTGCAAATGAAAAAGTATGTAGTGATTTCGTGTATAACAGCATTGGTATTGTTACCGCACTTAATCCTTACATCGGCTATGAGAACTCCGCGTCAATCGCTAAAGAATCTTTACAAACAGGTAAGCCTGTGAAAGCAATTGCACTTGAACGAGGACTTTTAAGTGAGGCACAACTCAATGAGATTTTCCAACCACAAAATATGCTTAATCCTCATATGAGTGCTGAAGATAAGGCGAAATTCCAAAAAAATTCGCCTTTTGCATAA